AAACTTAAAGAAACAATCACATAGCACTTCAATCATCATATAGCCAAATTAACCAAAACTTTTAAGAAGTTAGAGATTTTGCAGTCCTCTAAAGCTTCAGATAGTGAACTCAACCACATAAGTAATCACTAAATCGaacatttttatacaataaaactaGAAAGCTCACATTTTATTGACCATGCATCAGATCGTACAAACTTGCAGCACCTACTGAATTAACCATTCCAAAGTGCAACTCAAAAACGAGATGGATCAGCACTCACCGGAAATCCATCACCACGCCACTGGCAAACCGGTCCTGTTGGTCCTTGAAGTCACTGCCGCCCTTCCGGCGATCGACCACAGTCCGGCAAATCGGGCAAATCGGAGTTGTTCGCAGCCAAGAATCCACACACTCTGCATGGAAGCTGTGCTTGCACAAAGGCAGCAATCTGCACCTATCACCCACCTGAAAGCTCTCCAAGCACACGGCGCAGTCGACCGAACCGCTGCTCCCCTGCTCTCCGGCGGTATCGAAATCATAGCAGGGGAGCTTCTCCAACTCATCTGGGGATAAACCAATATTGCTGGCGCCGCACCTCTCTTCCCTGGAGATGGTAAGGAACCGTCTCTGGAAAGCCCTGCCTACGGTACGTACGTGAAGAACCACCAGGACACCTAGGCCAACGAAGAAGAGCGTGACTGAGATAATAATGGCCATTAGCATGACCTGGGTGGCGATGCCTAACAGCCTGTTTGTCATTCTAGCAGCCTCTCTTA
The DNA window shown above is from Elaeis guineensis isolate ETL-2024a chromosome 8, EG11, whole genome shotgun sequence and carries:
- the LOC105050929 gene encoding RING-H2 finger protein ATL14, producing MTNRLLGIATQVMLMAIIISVTLFFVGLGVLVVLHVRTVGRAFQRRFLTISREERCGASNIGLSPDELEKLPCYDFDTAGEQGSSGSVDCAVCLESFQVGDRCRLLPLCKHSFHAECVDSWLRTTPICPICRTVVDRRKGGSDFKDQQDRFASGVVMDFR